The Sebastes fasciatus isolate fSebFas1 chromosome 13, fSebFas1.pri, whole genome shotgun sequence genome includes a region encoding these proteins:
- the LOC141781469 gene encoding M1-specific T cell receptor beta chain-like — MISPLIICTVSLLCIAGEALTTVVQQTPGLLVERGHSAQMDCSHSRNWYHMYWFQQLPGESMKLIVHTVPFKQPDFGNFSQDKYSASKTVAESGSFTVKHVEPGDNGVYFCFIAQGYSTEMAICYLTEKIESSLDKGNVVGAGFLDLKKAFDTLLGGKERHDEQREFRFLCHASSLCQSNPDWPVHEPIFGYGTKLTVLDSNRSITPPTVTVLRPSQNECRNNKDEKRRKTLVCVASRFYPDHVSVFWQIDGVNVETDGVATDNAALWEGEHYSITSRLRVPLREWFTPGKKFTCTVSFFNGNETVHRSDWVEGVEGPGAGAIREKYLRITHTAKLSYVVLIFKSSVFGVFVVFLAWRLQGRLENSGTES, encoded by the exons ATGATCTCACCTCTCATCATCTGCACTGTTTCTCTGCTATGTATTGCAG GTGAAGCATTGACTACTGTAGTCCAACAGACCCCAGGCTTACTGGTGGAGAGGGGTCACTCTGCTCAGATGGACTGCAGTCACAGCAGGAATTGGTATCACATGTACTGGTTTCAGCAGTTACCAGGGGAGAGTATGAAGCTGATCGTCCACACGGTGCCTTTCAAGCAGCCTGACTTTGGGAACTTTAGCCAGGACAAATACTCAGCCAGCAAGACTGTGGCTGAGAGCGGATCTTTCACAGTGAAACACGTGGAACCAGGTGACAACGGAgtgtatttctgttttattgc GCAAGGGTACTCAACAGAAATGGCCATCTGTTACCTCACTGAGAAGATCGAGAGCTCCCTTGACAAGGGCAATGTGGTGGGAGCAGGGTTTCTAGACCTTAAAAAGGCTTTTGATACC CTGCTTGGGGGGAAGGAAAGACACGACGAGCAAAGAGAATTCAGGTTTTTGTGTCATGCTTCTTCACTGTGTCAGTCAAATCCGGATTGGCCTGTTCATGAACCTATCTTTGGATATGGAACTAAACTCACTGTTCTGG ATTCAAACCGTTCTATCACCCCGCCAACAGTGACGGTGCTTCGACCTTCACAAAACGAGTGTCGAAACAACAAAGACGAGAAAAGGAGGAAGACCTTGGTGTGCGTGGCCTCTCGTTTCTACCCGGACCACGTGAGTGTGTTCTGGCAGATCGACGGGGTAAATGTGGAAACGGATGGCGTGGCGACCGACAACGCTGCCCTGTGGGAAGGTGAACATTACAGCATCACCAGCAGGCTGAGGGTCCCGCTCAGGGAGTGGTTCACACCAGGCAAGAAGTTCACCTGCACCGTCAGCTTCTTCAACGGGAACGAGACCGTGCACCGTTCAGACTGGGTCGAAGGCGTTGAAG GACCAGGAGCTGGAGCGATAAGAG AGAAATATTTGAGGATCACGCACACTGCCAAGCTGTCCTACGTTGTTTTGATCTTCAAGAGCAGCGTCTTCGGAGTCTTTGTGGTGTTTCTGGCGTGGAGGCTTCAG GGTCGTCTGGAAAACAGCGGGACTGAGAGCTGA